A portion of the Luxibacter massiliensis genome contains these proteins:
- a CDS encoding ECF transporter S component has product MSTETHVVSKSQPKMGIRTVVQIGMLSAIAIVLMLFEIPLPFAPAFYEIDFSEVPVLIGCFVMGPLAGAAIELVKILLNLVINGTITAGVGETANFLIGCALCVPAGIIYRRNKTRKGAIIGMAAGTVVMTILGCLLNAYILLPVYATAFGMPIDSLVEMGTALNKNITSLSTFVIFAVAPFNLLKGVLVSSIVFLIYKKISPIFRMR; this is encoded by the coding sequence ATGAGCACAGAAACACATGTAGTATCAAAATCACAGCCTAAGATGGGGATTCGGACAGTGGTGCAGATTGGAATGCTTTCAGCCATTGCTATAGTTTTGATGTTGTTTGAGATCCCCCTGCCCTTTGCGCCGGCCTTTTACGAGATTGATTTTAGTGAAGTTCCAGTTTTAATTGGCTGTTTTGTCATGGGGCCGTTGGCAGGCGCTGCTATAGAGCTTGTAAAGATTCTATTAAACCTTGTTATTAATGGGACGATTACAGCGGGAGTAGGAGAGACGGCTAATTTTTTAATAGGATGCGCACTCTGTGTTCCCGCAGGTATCATTTATAGAAGGAATAAAACAAGAAAAGGAGCAATTATAGGGATGGCAGCAGGCACAGTGGTTATGACAATCCTGGGCTGCCTGTTAAATGCTTATATATTGTTGCCAGTGTATGCGACAGCATTTGGTATGCCAATTGACTCACTTGTGGAGATGGGTACAGCGCTGAATAAAAATATTACAAGTTTGTCTACTTTTGTAATATTTGCGGTAGCTCCGTTTAATTTACTGAAAGGTGTGTTAGTATCTAGTATTGTATTTTTAATATATAAGAAAATAAGTCCTATCTTCAGGATGAGATAG
- a CDS encoding pyridoxamine 5'-phosphate oxidase family protein, with the protein MGEMRRKDREIEAREDLLYILNECKVIRVAMHDGEEIYLLPMNFGYTYEQDKLVFYLHAAQKGKKIDLLRENPRVAFEMDCGHELIDGQTACEYGFKFASIVGKGRAELVEELQEKIKALEILMKCQTGKAFKINEKMASAVAVIKIIAVEFSGKSRR; encoded by the coding sequence ATGGGAGAAATGCGGAGAAAAGACCGTGAGATAGAAGCAAGGGAAGATCTATTGTATATCCTAAATGAGTGTAAGGTCATTCGTGTTGCAATGCACGATGGGGAGGAAATTTACCTTCTGCCTATGAATTTTGGATATACATATGAACAGGACAAACTTGTGTTTTACCTTCATGCAGCCCAGAAAGGAAAAAAGATAGATTTACTGCGGGAAAATCCCAGGGTTGCGTTTGAGATGGATTGCGGGCATGAGCTTATTGACGGGCAGACCGCATGCGAATATGGATTTAAGTTTGCCAGTATTGTAGGAAAGGGCAGGGCAGAACTGGTTGAAGAACTACAGGAAAAGATAAAAGCTCTTGAAATACTTATGAAATGCCAGACCGGGAAGGCATTTAAAATTAATGAAAAAATGGCATCGGCAGTTGCAGTCATCAAGATTATAGCTGTGGAATTTAGCGGAAAGAGCAGGCGTTAA
- a CDS encoding cell wall hydrolase, translating to MLQGKKFITVLSSVAVCTVFTAGFTTQAASERPQAVTITTTDKNDKSTMLIETMTIIPVSEQKEIKQAAEKAKAAYDEQQKKIEEEKKRQEEEARIAAEEAQRAEEEAQRIAEAEAAAAEEAQVQETTTSPAMQAGAGEQELLAAIIFCEAGNQPYEGQVAVGAVIMNRVRSGVYPNSIAEVIYQSGQFGPAMSGWLDSVLASGGYTDTAMQAAADALAGVNPIGDCLYFGNGDYGIQIGDHFFH from the coding sequence ATGTTACAAGGTAAAAAGTTCATAACGGTCTTGTCATCAGTGGCAGTGTGTACAGTCTTTACAGCAGGATTCACTACACAGGCTGCATCTGAAAGGCCACAGGCTGTAACAATTACTACTACAGATAAAAATGATAAAAGTACGATGCTGATTGAAACAATGACCATTATACCAGTTTCAGAGCAAAAAGAGATAAAACAGGCGGCTGAGAAAGCAAAAGCAGCCTATGATGAACAACAGAAAAAAATTGAGGAGGAAAAGAAGAGACAGGAAGAAGAGGCAAGAATAGCTGCCGAAGAGGCCCAAAGGGCGGAGGAGGAGGCACAGAGGATTGCTGAGGCTGAAGCAGCTGCAGCAGAAGAAGCACAAGTGCAGGAAACTACGACGTCCCCGGCGATGCAGGCTGGAGCTGGAGAGCAGGAGCTGCTGGCAGCCATTATTTTTTGTGAGGCAGGAAATCAGCCTTACGAAGGCCAGGTTGCTGTAGGCGCAGTGATTATGAACCGTGTGCGCAGTGGAGTATATCCCAACAGTATAGCGGAAGTAATCTACCAGTCAGGCCAGTTTGGCCCTGCGATGTCGGGGTGGCTGGATAGTGTGTTGGCAAGCGGCGGTTATACAGATACCGCAATGCAGGCGGCAGCTGATGCTTTGGCCGGAGTAAACCCAATTGGTGATTGTCTATATTTTGGGAATGGAGACTATGGAATTCAGATCGGAGATCATTTTTTCCATTAA
- a CDS encoding DNA topoisomerase III, translating to MKHLVIAEKPSVARDIARVLHCTNRNTSYIEGTNYIVTWALGHLVTLADPEQYGEQYKSWDINSLPILPKEWKLNIIKQTSKQFHAIKGLIYRKDVSDIIIATDAGREGELVARWILDKASNQKPLKRLWISSVTDKAIKDGFASLKSGEDYKNLYHAAVARAQSDWLVGINATRALTCKYNAQLSCGRVQTPTLSMIAAREEEIHNFKPKTYYGLKALAGGITFTWVDEKSGSSRTFDLEKIQSRMAHCRGPLDIVELRKKTKKTTAPSLYDLTALQREANQKFGFSAKETLNIMQRLYENHKVLTYPRTDSRFITTDIVPTLKERLNACAIGPYSKLAGRLSRHPVKASKSFVNNSKVTDHHAIIPTEQFVQLNNMTSDERKIYDMVVRRFIAVLLPPCEYEETFIKGQIGSEIFSAGGNIMKLSGWREIYDSEYGETDEEHGDMDIAFMKQALPTVKKGDRLTVSNLSLTEGKTKPPAYFTEGTLIAAMENPIKYMSQRDKTLEKTLGETGGLGTVATRADIIEKLFNSFLMEKHGSQIYITAKGKQLLKLVPQELKSPELTADWELRLKGISRGQESSQRFLKEIENYTKSLIQEIQAADGKFRHDNLTRTKCPECGKYMLEVNGKHGKLLVCQDRECGHREMVSRHTNARCPICHKKMELVGKGDGQRFVCTCGHKEKLSSFQERRSKEGRGASKKDVSNYMKKLAKEAKEPVNNTFADAFSKLDIKL from the coding sequence ATGAAACATCTTGTAATTGCTGAAAAACCATCTGTTGCACGTGATATTGCACGTGTCCTGCACTGTACAAACAGAAATACATCTTATATAGAAGGAACTAACTATATTGTTACATGGGCGTTAGGCCACCTAGTCACATTAGCTGACCCTGAACAATATGGAGAGCAATATAAATCATGGGATATAAATTCTCTCCCCATACTTCCAAAGGAATGGAAACTTAATATCATAAAGCAGACCAGCAAGCAATTCCATGCCATAAAAGGCCTAATTTATAGAAAGGATGTCTCAGATATTATCATCGCCACCGATGCAGGCCGGGAAGGGGAACTTGTAGCACGCTGGATTCTGGATAAAGCATCCAACCAAAAGCCACTTAAACGCCTCTGGATATCTTCTGTCACAGACAAAGCCATCAAGGACGGTTTTGCCTCTCTTAAATCCGGGGAAGATTACAAAAATTTATACCATGCCGCCGTTGCCAGAGCTCAGTCTGATTGGCTTGTAGGGATAAATGCAACCCGCGCCCTTACTTGTAAATATAATGCACAGCTTTCCTGCGGCCGCGTCCAGACACCGACTCTTTCTATGATTGCCGCCCGGGAAGAGGAAATACACAATTTTAAACCCAAGACCTACTATGGTCTGAAAGCATTAGCTGGAGGAATTACATTTACATGGGTTGATGAAAAATCAGGTTCATCCAGAACATTTGACCTGGAAAAAATCCAAAGCCGGATGGCACACTGTAGAGGTCCTCTGGATATTGTGGAACTGCGCAAAAAGACCAAAAAAACCACCGCCCCTTCTCTCTATGACCTGACGGCCTTACAGAGAGAAGCGAATCAAAAATTTGGTTTTTCTGCAAAGGAGACACTGAATATCATGCAGCGCCTGTATGAAAACCACAAGGTTTTAACCTATCCCCGCACAGACTCCCGTTTTATTACGACAGATATTGTACCAACCTTGAAGGAAAGGCTCAACGCCTGTGCAATAGGCCCCTACAGCAAGCTGGCCGGCCGCCTCAGCAGGCATCCAGTTAAAGCCAGCAAATCCTTTGTAAATAACTCGAAGGTCACTGACCACCATGCTATAATTCCTACAGAACAGTTTGTCCAGCTTAACAATATGACCTCTGATGAACGTAAAATATATGATATGGTAGTACGAAGATTTATCGCCGTTCTCCTGCCGCCTTGTGAATATGAGGAGACATTTATTAAAGGCCAGATTGGAAGTGAAATATTTTCTGCCGGCGGTAATATTATGAAACTGTCTGGATGGCGGGAAATTTATGATTCTGAATACGGGGAGACAGATGAAGAGCATGGAGATATGGATATAGCTTTTATGAAACAGGCTCTTCCAACTGTAAAAAAGGGTGATAGACTCACAGTTAGCAACTTGTCCCTTACCGAAGGTAAAACAAAACCTCCCGCCTATTTTACAGAAGGCACTCTCATCGCTGCAATGGAAAACCCTATAAAATATATGTCCCAAAGAGATAAGACCTTAGAAAAGACATTGGGGGAAACAGGTGGTTTGGGAACAGTGGCCACCCGGGCAGATATTATAGAGAAATTATTTAATAGTTTTCTTATGGAAAAACATGGGAGCCAGATTTATATTACCGCTAAAGGAAAACAGCTGCTTAAACTAGTCCCCCAGGAGCTGAAAAGTCCCGAACTGACTGCTGATTGGGAGCTCCGCCTGAAGGGCATTTCCCGCGGCCAGGAATCCAGCCAGCGCTTTCTCAAAGAAATAGAAAATTATACTAAATCTTTGATTCAGGAGATCCAGGCTGCTGACGGAAAATTCCGGCATGATAATCTAACACGCACAAAATGTCCAGAATGTGGGAAATATATGCTGGAGGTCAACGGCAAACATGGGAAGCTGCTTGTGTGCCAGGACAGAGAGTGCGGGCATAGGGAGATGGTCTCCCGCCATACCAACGCCCGCTGCCCCATATGCCACAAGAAAATGGAACTGGTAGGCAAAGGGGATGGACAACGCTTCGTCTGCACCTGCGGCCATAAGGAAAAGCTCAGCTCTTTCCAGGAGCGGCGCAGCAAGGAGGGCCGGGGCGCCAGCAAAAAGGATGTCAGTAACTATATGAAAAAACTGGCTAAGGAAGCAAAGGAGCCTGTCAACAACACATTTGCCGACGCATTCTCTAAATTAGATATCAAGCTTTAG
- a CDS encoding YitT family protein yields the protein MKSKFKHFLLLTGSTLIMAVGTYYFKFANNFTFGGITGLAVLVAKTGLMSASDFTFIMNMILLLIGFLILGRKFTAKTAYCSILLSITLSVLERIYPMSHPLTDQPMLELCFAIALPSLGSAVLFNIGSSSGGTDIIAMILKKYSSFDIGRALLLTDILITIAGCFVFDIKTGLYSFLGLAIRSFMIDTFIESFNLSKYFNVVCDTPEPICDFIVNTLHRSATVCSAQGAFSGNDKYIVFTALNRPQAIKLRNFIKENEPEAFILISNTSEIIGKGFHSI from the coding sequence ATGAAAAGTAAATTCAAACATTTTTTATTATTGACTGGCAGCACTCTTATTATGGCTGTGGGAACATACTATTTTAAATTTGCAAATAATTTTACCTTCGGAGGCATAACAGGCCTTGCAGTCCTTGTGGCTAAGACAGGCCTCATGTCCGCCAGTGACTTTACATTTATCATGAATATGATACTTCTGCTCATTGGCTTTCTTATATTAGGCCGTAAATTCACCGCCAAAACTGCATACTGCAGTATTTTACTTTCTATCACCCTGTCTGTCCTGGAGCGTATATATCCAATGTCCCATCCCCTCACAGATCAGCCCATGCTTGAACTTTGTTTCGCCATTGCCCTCCCCTCTCTTGGATCTGCGGTGCTGTTCAATATTGGTTCCTCCAGCGGAGGCACAGATATCATAGCCATGATCTTAAAAAAATATTCCAGCTTTGACATAGGACGCGCACTACTCCTCACAGACATCCTGATCACAATAGCGGGCTGCTTTGTTTTCGATATTAAAACCGGGCTCTACTCTTTCCTGGGACTGGCAATCCGCTCCTTTATGATTGACACCTTTATAGAAAGCTTTAATCTTTCAAAATATTTTAATGTAGTATGTGACACACCAGAACCAATCTGCGACTTTATTGTAAATACCTTGCACCGCAGCGCCACAGTCTGTTCCGCCCAAGGCGCCTTTTCTGGAAACGATAAATACATTGTATTTACAGCCCTAAATCGTCCCCAGGCCATCAAACTGCGTAATTTTATCAAGGAAAACGAACCGGAAGCATTTATTTTGATATCCAATACAAGTGAAATTATTGGAAAGGGGTTCCATTCCATATAA
- the eno gene encoding phosphopyruvate hydratase, protein MYEYLPIRDVYAREIIDSRGNPTIEVEVLVGEDTVGRAAVPSGASTGMYEAVELRDGEERYGGKGVERAVEHVNDQLARAVIGLNVFDQAALDHILIKTDGSKNKKNLGANALLGVSMAAAKAAANALKVPLYRYLGGVNARKLPVPMMNIMNGGAHADNTLDIQEFMIMPVGAENFKEGLRICAEIYQSLKKLLKENGLNTAVGDEGGFAPDLPDAKEALRFLKQAVEKAGYKMGKDIAIALDIAASELYNKDTKKYVFPGESKMQGQKITRSAEELIEYYEDLTLEFPIRSIEDPLDEEDWDGWELITTRLGSDIQLVGDDLFVTNVDRLQKGIEHNVANAILVKVNQIGTLTEAIEAIEMAQKAGYQAVISHRSGETEDTTIADIAVAFNTGQIKTGAPCRTERVAKYNQLLRIEEQLRT, encoded by the coding sequence ATGTATGAATATTTACCGATACGAGATGTATACGCAAGAGAAATAATAGATTCCAGGGGAAATCCGACCATTGAGGTGGAGGTTCTTGTAGGAGAAGATACTGTAGGACGTGCAGCGGTACCTTCCGGGGCGTCCACAGGGATGTATGAGGCAGTAGAACTTCGCGATGGAGAGGAAAGATATGGAGGAAAAGGGGTAGAGCGTGCTGTCGAGCATGTCAATGATCAGCTGGCCCGGGCGGTGATTGGATTAAATGTGTTTGACCAGGCCGCGCTGGACCATATATTGATTAAGACTGATGGCAGTAAAAATAAAAAAAATCTTGGGGCAAATGCATTGCTTGGTGTGTCCATGGCAGCCGCAAAGGCAGCTGCAAACGCGCTGAAGGTTCCGCTGTACAGATATCTGGGAGGGGTGAATGCCCGGAAACTTCCTGTGCCGATGATGAATATTATGAATGGCGGAGCACACGCCGATAATACACTGGACATTCAGGAGTTTATGATTATGCCGGTAGGGGCGGAAAACTTTAAAGAAGGACTGCGAATATGTGCTGAAATATATCAGTCATTAAAAAAGCTGCTAAAAGAGAATGGATTAAATACAGCGGTGGGAGACGAAGGCGGATTTGCGCCAGACCTGCCGGATGCCAAGGAAGCTCTCCGGTTTTTAAAACAGGCGGTAGAAAAAGCAGGATATAAGATGGGAAAGGATATTGCGATAGCATTGGATATTGCCGCATCTGAGCTCTACAATAAGGATACTAAAAAATATGTATTCCCAGGTGAAAGCAAAATGCAGGGACAAAAAATCACCCGCTCGGCAGAAGAGCTAATAGAATATTATGAAGACCTGACACTGGAATTCCCCATCCGCTCTATAGAAGATCCTCTGGATGAAGAGGACTGGGATGGCTGGGAACTGATCACAACCCGGCTTGGAAGCGATATCCAGCTCGTAGGGGACGATTTATTTGTAACAAATGTAGACAGGCTCCAAAAAGGGATTGAGCATAATGTGGCCAATGCCATACTCGTAAAAGTAAACCAAATCGGGACACTTACAGAGGCAATAGAAGCAATAGAAATGGCACAGAAGGCAGGATACCAGGCTGTTATCTCACATAGGTCGGGAGAAACAGAAGATACTACAATTGCAGACATCGCAGTGGCATTTAATACCGGGCAGATTAAAACCGGTGCACCCTGCCGGACTGAGAGAGTGGCAAAATATAATCAGTTGCTGCGGATAGAAGAGCAGTTGAGGACGTAA
- the secG gene encoding preprotein translocase subunit SecG, translating to MDILKIVLTIIFVIDCIALSAIILLQEGKSAGLGTISGAADSYWGQNKGRSMEGALVKSTKFLAILFLVLALVLNLGVFN from the coding sequence ATGGATATTTTGAAAATTGTTTTGACGATTATATTTGTTATAGATTGTATTGCATTGTCTGCGATTATTCTTCTTCAGGAAGGAAAGTCAGCAGGGTTGGGGACGATTAGTGGGGCGGCTGACAGTTACTGGGGGCAGAACAAGGGACGTTCTATGGAAGGGGCTCTTGTGAAGTCCACGAAGTTTCTGGCTATTTTATTTTTGGTTTTGGCACTGGTTTTGAATCTGGGTGTATTTAACTAA
- the rnr gene encoding ribonuclease R — MEQSFERRKKVIYDFMCDDLYVPMKIKEIAIILQIPRDQRGELKAVLDSLVEDGKIYVSKKGKYAKGQADRLTGTFQANARGFGFVIQEDAEDVFISDENINGAFQGDKVEFIVIKSTEGRHKEGKIVRILSHGTTKVVGLYEKSKNFGFVRPDNQRVLNDIYIPSGKEKGAITGHKVVVELTSYGNQDSKPEGKIVEIIGHVNDPGTDIMSIVKGYDLPVEFPDKVMNQAERVGKEVTQADMEGRLDLRKWQMVTIDGEDAKDLDDAVSLTKKNGSYCLGVHIADVANYVQERSALDREALKRGTSVYLADRVIPMLPHSLSNGICSLNAGEDRLALSCIMTINSKGEVIDHEIAETVIRVDERMSYTNVSLILDKEDPEERRRCQEFIPMLEQMSELSGILRENRRRRGSIDFDFPETKIILDKKGHPVDVMSYERNTATKIIEDFMLLANETVAEEYYWRELPFLYRTHEQPDEEKIKKLSTFINNFGYHIHVGNNEVRPKEVQKLLGKVEGTPEEPLISRLALRSMKRARYTPENTGHFGLAAKYYTHFTSPIRRYPDLQIHRIIKDNIRGRMNAERISHYEKILPETALKSSDRERCAEEAERETIKLKKVEYMQGHIGDEYEGVISGITKWGAYVELPNTIEGLVHVANMQDDHYEYWEEQYELIGERTRNVYKLGQKVCIRVIGADRLQRTIDFAFCEDVREYDD; from the coding sequence ATGGAGCAGTCATTTGAGAGAAGAAAAAAGGTCATCTATGATTTTATGTGTGACGATTTATATGTACCAATGAAGATAAAGGAGATTGCCATTATTCTTCAGATACCGAGGGATCAGAGAGGGGAGCTGAAGGCAGTACTGGACTCCCTGGTAGAAGACGGCAAAATTTATGTATCAAAAAAGGGCAAGTACGCTAAGGGGCAGGCTGACAGGCTGACAGGAACTTTTCAGGCGAATGCCAGAGGTTTTGGGTTTGTTATTCAGGAGGACGCGGAAGACGTATTTATTTCTGACGAGAATATAAATGGTGCGTTCCAGGGGGATAAGGTGGAATTTATTGTCATAAAATCCACAGAGGGCAGGCATAAGGAGGGAAAGATCGTACGGATTTTATCACATGGCACAACAAAAGTAGTGGGATTGTATGAGAAGAGTAAAAATTTTGGTTTTGTGCGTCCTGACAATCAGCGTGTGCTCAATGATATTTATATTCCCTCAGGAAAGGAAAAAGGCGCCATAACAGGGCATAAAGTGGTTGTGGAACTGACATCCTATGGAAACCAGGACTCAAAGCCTGAAGGGAAAATAGTTGAAATTATAGGGCATGTCAATGATCCCGGCACAGATATTATGTCTATTGTGAAAGGCTATGACCTTCCGGTAGAATTTCCTGATAAAGTTATGAACCAGGCAGAGCGGGTGGGCAAGGAGGTTACCCAGGCTGATATGGAAGGCAGGCTGGATCTACGGAAATGGCAGATGGTAACTATTGACGGTGAGGATGCAAAAGATTTAGACGATGCAGTGTCCTTGACAAAAAAGAACGGAAGCTACTGCCTGGGCGTCCATATCGCAGATGTGGCAAATTATGTGCAGGAGCGAAGTGCGCTTGACAGAGAGGCATTGAAAAGAGGCACCAGTGTATATTTGGCAGACCGTGTAATCCCAATGCTTCCCCATAGCCTTTCGAATGGAATATGTTCTTTAAATGCTGGTGAGGACAGGCTGGCTTTGAGCTGCATTATGACAATAAACAGCAAAGGCGAGGTCATTGACCATGAAATTGCTGAGACAGTGATCCGTGTAGATGAGAGAATGAGCTATACAAATGTGTCCTTGATTCTCGATAAAGAAGATCCGGAGGAGAGGAGGCGCTGCCAGGAGTTTATTCCAATGCTTGAGCAGATGTCTGAGTTATCTGGCATACTGCGTGAGAATAGGCGGAGAAGGGGATCTATAGATTTTGATTTTCCAGAGACAAAAATAATCCTGGATAAAAAAGGGCATCCTGTTGATGTTATGTCATATGAGAGGAATACGGCTACTAAAATTATCGAGGATTTTATGTTGCTGGCAAATGAAACTGTGGCTGAGGAATATTACTGGCGTGAGCTTCCTTTCCTCTACCGTACCCATGAACAGCCGGATGAGGAAAAAATAAAAAAATTAAGTACATTCATCAATAATTTCGGTTATCATATACATGTAGGAAATAATGAAGTGAGGCCAAAGGAGGTACAGAAGTTGTTAGGGAAGGTGGAAGGCACACCAGAAGAGCCGCTAATCAGCCGCCTTGCCCTCCGTTCAATGAAACGGGCAAGATATACACCGGAAAACACAGGACACTTTGGCCTGGCTGCCAAGTATTATACTCATTTTACATCTCCTATAAGAAGATATCCAGATTTACAGATCCACCGTATTATCAAGGATAATATCAGAGGAAGGATGAATGCCGAAAGAATCAGCCATTATGAAAAAATTCTTCCCGAGACGGCCCTTAAGTCCAGCGACAGGGAGCGCTGTGCAGAGGAAGCGGAAAGGGAGACTATAAAACTGAAGAAGGTAGAATATATGCAGGGGCATATAGGGGATGAATACGAGGGAGTCATCTCAGGAATTACCAAATGGGGTGCGTACGTTGAACTCCCTAATACAATTGAAGGCTTAGTCCATGTGGCGAATATGCAGGATGACCATTATGAATATTGGGAGGAGCAATATGAATTAATCGGTGAACGCACAAGAAATGTATATAAACTTGGCCAGAAAGTCTGTATCCGTGTAATAGGAGCTGACCGGCTCCAAAGAACAATTGATTTTGCGTTTTGCGAAGATGTACGGGAGTATGATGACTGA
- the smpB gene encoding SsrA-binding protein SmpB: MAKTEGKLIANNKKAYHDYFILEKYEAGIVLHGTEVKSLRMGKCSIKEAFIRIENSEMFIYGMHISPYEKGNIFNKDPLRVRKLLLHKNEINKIFGKMKEKGNTVVPLKIYFSGSLVKVEIGLAKGKKLYDKRDDIAKKDQKREAQRDFKVRNLG, from the coding sequence ATGGCTAAAACAGAGGGCAAGCTGATTGCCAACAATAAGAAAGCATATCATGATTATTTTATTTTAGAGAAATATGAGGCCGGAATTGTACTTCACGGTACAGAGGTGAAATCACTGCGTATGGGAAAGTGCAGCATCAAAGAGGCGTTTATCAGGATTGAGAACAGTGAGATGTTTATTTATGGAATGCATATCAGTCCCTATGAGAAAGGAAATATTTTTAATAAGGACCCCCTCCGGGTACGGAAGCTGCTTTTGCATAAGAATGAAATTAATAAGATTTTTGGGAAAATGAAGGAGAAAGGAAATACGGTCGTCCCCCTGAAGATTTACTTCAGCGGAAGTCTTGTAAAAGTAGAAATAGGGCTTGCAAAAGGGAAGAAGCTATATGATAAGCGGGATGATATAGCCAAAAAGGATCAGAAGCGTGAAGCGCAGAGAGACTTTAAGGTAAGAAATCTGGGATAG
- the aroD gene encoding type I 3-dehydroquinate dehydratase, producing MGPVRVRKIEIGGGLPKICAPIAAANESEILRAAQAVSLSHADIAEWRADWYEDILDLKKAKRIIQKIRYILGERPLLFTFRTMGEGGEKDISQEEYQVVNEMAAETGCVDLLDIEAFMPEGKGKKTVQALVKMVQDKGVKVIASNHDFQKTPAEDEIVLRLCKMQDMGADIAKIAVMPQNQRDVLTLLSATERMYSAYAKIPVITMSMDSQGIVSRLCGEIFGSALTFGTVGQASAPGQIPAEDLKTFITLLHKYMQD from the coding sequence ATGGGGCCAGTGAGGGTTAGAAAAATTGAAATAGGCGGGGGACTGCCGAAAATCTGTGCGCCAATAGCGGCCGCTAATGAATCAGAAATATTGAGGGCGGCGCAGGCTGTGAGCCTAAGCCATGCAGATATTGCCGAGTGGCGGGCAGACTGGTATGAGGATATTTTGGACTTAAAAAAAGCTAAAAGAATAATACAGAAGATACGATATATCTTAGGTGAACGGCCTCTTCTTTTTACCTTCCGCACTATGGGAGAGGGCGGAGAAAAGGATATCAGCCAGGAGGAGTACCAGGTAGTGAATGAAATGGCCGCAGAAACTGGCTGTGTGGATCTGCTGGATATAGAGGCATTTATGCCAGAAGGGAAAGGGAAAAAGACAGTACAGGCACTGGTGAAAATGGTGCAGGACAAGGGAGTAAAGGTGATTGCATCTAACCATGATTTTCAAAAAACCCCTGCCGAGGATGAAATTGTATTAAGACTGTGCAAAATGCAGGATATGGGGGCAGACATTGCCAAAATTGCGGTAATGCCCCAGAATCAGAGGGATGTGCTTACACTCTTATCGGCTACAGAGAGGATGTATTCGGCCTATGCCAAGATCCCGGTAATTACCATGTCTATGGACTCCCAGGGCATTGTCAGCCGACTCTGCGGGGAGATTTTTGGGTCCGCATTGACATTTGGGACAGTTGGCCAGGCATCGGCGCCAGGGCAGATACCTGCTGAGGATTTAAAAACATTTATAACGCTGCTGCATAAATATATGCAGGATTAG
- a CDS encoding HAD family hydrolase produces the protein MRYKNIIFDFGNVLAKFDAQQVIEKFCPAPEDFPIIKEAVFYDWDSLDKGIIDYDTYMDTAALKVPERLRPSIYRLSRDWCRLLTPIYRTWDFIYELKKRGYSIYLLSNASSYFAEQSDHYKILKEFDGIVFSGPLKMMKPELDIYKYLFAAYSLKPEECFFLDDKEENIAAGRQLGMDGLVFTENIQEVKHALGI, from the coding sequence ATGAGATATAAAAATATTATTTTTGATTTTGGCAACGTTCTTGCTAAATTTGATGCACAGCAGGTAATTGAAAAATTCTGTCCTGCGCCGGAAGATTTTCCTATTATAAAGGAAGCTGTATTTTATGACTGGGATTCCCTGGATAAAGGTATTATCGATTATGATACTTATATGGACACGGCTGCCTTAAAAGTACCGGAAAGGCTCCGTCCTTCTATATACAGGCTTTCCCGAGATTGGTGCAGACTTTTAACACCTATCTACCGCACATGGGACTTTATCTATGAATTAAAAAAGAGGGGATACTCTATCTATCTCCTCTCTAATGCCTCCTCCTATTTTGCAGAACAATCCGATCACTATAAAATATTGAAAGAATTTGATGGTATTGTATTCTCCGGCCCCCTTAAAATGATGAAGCCTGAATTAGATATATATAAATATTTATTTGCCGCTTACTCCCTGAAGCCTGAAGAATGCTTTTTCCTCGACGATAAAGAAGAGAACATTGCTGCCGGCAGGCAGCTTGGTATGGACGGACTGGTCTTTACAGAAAATATTCAGGAAGTAAAACATGCCCTTGGAATATAA